The genomic interval ACAAGACCTTTGGGCTGGACTCCAGGCATTACCTGTCTGTCTCCAAGAGACAGTTCCCCTTGGAAACAAACCAGTCCCAGGTCTTTCTGGTCTGTTGGGGGGTTGCCATACCAACAAGGCTTGGAAAGGAGTTCAGGTAGAGCTGCACCTTCAATCTGGACGTAGATCTGTTTCTCTGTTACGGCTGGAAAACGTTCTCCAGGTCACCTGCGAAGATGAACGTCATCCTCTCCAGGTGAGGAGGAAAAAAGCAAGGTGGTGGGGGAGAAGGAGCCCAATGTGGACGTCTTCCAGTTGACATTGCACTTAGGAATTTCTTAGTCTCctatccaagtcctaaccagggctgaccctgcttagcatccaatatTGGTCGGGACCTGGCGCTTGGAATATTTGGGCCTCTCTCTCTTTCATAAGCTTGCCCTAAGTCGATAGCAAAAGGAATACTTTGAatgtatgagggttatccagaaagtagaattaaaaatgaacaaagtctaggagaaaacatttactatatgcagttgaaagccacactcaaatacacttctcaacatagtcgccattcaaatctaggcacttatcatagtgatgaattgcgccctcaaccagctggtcaccccttcccgcagcaagcggcagagttttgtggggaaggagttgccaagctaattcatcgctatgataagtgcctagatttgaatggcgactatgttggcgggcaactccttccccacaaaactctgccgcttgcgtcctcaatgcagcattttggcaaCAATGCGCAACTGggggaaggggtgactggctggttgaggacgcaagcggcagagttttgtgggcaaggagttgccaagctcattcattgctgtgATAAGTgcatagatttgaatggcgactatgttggcgggcaactccttccccacaaaactctgccgcttgcgtcctcaacgaaccgttttggcgatgatgcgcagctgcagaaaggggtgactggctggttgaggacgcaagcggcagagttttgtggggaaggagttgccaagctcattcctcactatgataagtgcctagatttgaatggtgactatgttgagaagtggtatttgggtgtggctttcaactgcatatggtaaatgttttctcctatgttTTTTGAGGACGCAAATGGCAGaggtttgtggggaaggagttgccaagctcattcattgctatgataagtgcctagatttgaatggcgactctgttgagaagtggtatttgggtgtggctttcaactgcatatggtaaatgttttctcctagacttagttcatttttaattccaaaacgaaatctactttctggataaccctcgtaccatTGTATTCCTCGTAAACATTTTCCTTActaggaccttccacagatatataaacctcacctgcctagtttccaacatatctcacaaccactgaggatgcctgccatagatgtgggcaaaacgccagaATGGAGGGACAGGATTATTTTGAAATACGTACAACACGTATGTGTTTTATCCCTCCCGCAGAGATACGCAAGTGAAGGTCATGGAGAAGACTGTCTCCAACGCGGAGCAATACTTTGGCAAGTTCTGCACCCTGATGGCCGCTTACGTCCGCAAGACGGCCAAGCTGCGCGACAAGGCAGACCTGCTGGTCAAGCAGCTCATCGACTTCGCAAACACCGAAAACCCCGAGCTGAGGACAACCGCCAAGGCCTTTGCCGAGGACCTGGCCAAAGTGCAGGACTACCGGCAAGCAGAGGTCAAGGGAGGGTCTGgctattatatttactattattatagtCACTATTATTAGATTTACTATTAttaaaacacttggaggaactaagtttgcccatgcctggtttacagtgaactctgtggaaaatgcttcagctgtacttcataaaaatgggaaaattattatatttactattattatatttactattactatatttactattattatatatttagtattattatatttactattattaaaacacctggagggccgaagtttgcccatgcctggtttaagtgAACTCTgcggaaaatgcttcagctatacttcataaaaatggggaaattattatatttactattattatatttactattactatatttactattattatatatttactattataatatttactattattaaaacacctggagggccaaagtttgcccatgcctggtttaagtgAACTCTgcggaaaatgcttcagctatacttcataaaaatggggaaattattatatttactattattatatttactattactatacttactattattatatttactattattgtattgattattattaaaacacctggagggccaaagtttacccatgcctggtttacagtgaactctgcagaaaatgcttcagctgtacttcataaaaatgggaaaattattatatttactattattatatttactattactatagttactattattatatttactattattgTATTGACTATtattaaaacacctggagggcctaagtttgcccatgcctggtttacagCGAAATCTgtggaaaatgcttcagctgtacttcataaaaatgggaaaattattatatttactatcaTTGCCTTGCAAAAGCAGTTTTTTTCGgaaaatgtttggttttaataCCTGTTTTATGTACCTGTTTTAGACctaaaggacctagaaaattgccAGAAAGGCAAACTCTCTGGAAATGTACacgatcctccagcacaatttgTGGTGGAAGCAGACGATTGAAGGAGTTTTCACTGAATCCGCAGTGCTGTTTGCAATGCATCTGAACGTGTCCATGGTGTCACCATGTGCTTTATGCTTTTCTTTAGGTGGAGAGACTGGAGATGAAGGTTGTTGAACCACTGAAAGTCTATGGGGTGCTCATCAAGCAAACCAGGGTATGATGCAATTATACTCATTTCAGAGCCAACCTCAAGCAAAGCttgtagactcaagtaaatacggtataaGGACAGCAGCAAATACTTctgtttggtttcagggttttgcaaACTGGGGTGCGCATTAGACTCGATGGCGCAtaagactcaagtaaatacggtataaGAACAGCAGCACATCTTTATTCGTTTCAGGGTTTTGCAAACTGGGGTGTGCATTAGACTCGATGGCGCATgaaactcaagtaaatatggtataagAACAGCAGCACATCTTTTTAGTTTCAGGGTTTTGGAAACAGGGGTGCGCATTAGACTCGATGGCACATGaaactcaagtaaatacagtataagGCCAGCAGCTAATACTTttgtttggtttcagggttttgcaaACTGGGGTGCgtgttagatttgatggtgcatgagactcaagtaaatatggtataagAACAGCAGCACATCTTTTTTAGTTTCAGGGTTTTGGAAACAGGAGTGCGCATTAGACTCGATGGCACAtgagactcaagtaaatacggtataaGGACAGCAGCATATACTTTTTGGTCTCAGGATtttggaaatggagatgcgcattagatttgatggcacataagTCTCAAGCAAATACAGTATAAGGACAGCAGCATATACTTTTTGGTCTCAgggttttagaaatggagatgtgcattagattcgatggtgcatgagactcaagtaaatacggtataaGGACAGAAGCATATACTTTTTGGTCTCAgggttttagaaatggagatgcgcattagattcgatggtgcatgagactcaagtaaatacggtataaGGACAGAAGCATATACTTTTTGGTCTCAGGATTTTGGAAATGGAGGTGCGCAtaagatttgatggcacataagactcaagtaaatacggtataaGGACAGCAGCATATACTTTTTGGTCTCAgggttttagaaatggagatgtgcattagattcgatggtgcatgagactcaagtaaatacggtataaGGACAGAAGCATATACTTTTTGGTCTCAgggttttagaaatggagatgcgcattagattcgatggtgcatgagactcaagtaaatacggtataaGGACAGAAGCATATACTTTTTGGTCTCAGGATTTTGGAAATGGAGGTGCGCAtaagatttgatggcacataagactcaagtaaatacggtataaGGACAGCAGCATATACTTTTTGGTCTCAgggttttagaaatggagatgtgcattagattcgatggtgcatgagactcaagtaaatacggtataaGGACAGAAGCATATACTTTTTGGTCTCAgggttttagaaatggagatgcgcattagattcgatggtgcatgagactcaagtaaatacggtataaGGACAGAAGCATATACTTTTTGGTCTCAgggttttagaaatggagatgtgcattagattcgatggtgcatgagactcaagtaaatacggtataaGGACAGAAGCATATACTTTTTGGTCTCAgggttttagaaatggagatgcgcattagattcgatggtgcatgagactcaagtaaatacggtataaGGACAGAAGCATATACTTTTTGGTCTCAGGATTTTGGAAatggaggtgcgcattagatttgatggcacataagTCTCAAGCAAATACGGTATAAGGACAGCAGCATATACTTTTTGGTCTCAgggttttagaaatggagatgcgcattagattcgatggtgcatgagactcaagtaaatacggtagAAGGACAGAAGCATATACTTTTTGGTCTCAGGATTTTGGAAatggaggtgcgcattagatttgatggcacataagactcaagtaaatatggtataagGCCAGCAGCATATACTTTTTGGTCTCAGGGTTTTAGAAatggaggtgtgcattagatttgatggcacataacactcaagtaaatacggtataaGGACAGCAGCATATACTTTTTGGTCTCAGGGTTTTAGAAatggaggtgcgcattagatttgatggcacataacACTCAAGTAAATACGTTATAAGGATAGCAGTGAGGTCCAGTAGCATTTGTGCCCAGCTTCCATATTTTCAGGCCAAGTCGGTCCCTGTCTATGGAGGGTTTCGCCATAAGTGACCGCAGTGATGTCCAGTGGCATTTCCCGGCCTTTGTGTCCCTTCCACAGGCCGAGCTCAAGAAGTTCAACCGCGCTCGGAACAACGAAATCAAGCAGCTGGAGAAGCTGGAGAAGATCCGGCAGAAGTCTCCCTCCGACCGGCACATGATTGTATCCTTGCCAAGGCGCGCATGGCGCAACCTTTCCCCGCTTTGGCCTGCACATGGGCGGCGGGCTCCTCGAAGCTTTTCCCGAACAGGAAGGCAAACTTACGAGCCTCCTCCGAGGGAGTCTTGGGTTACGGCGAGGTTTCCTCCCGAGCGAAAGGGGAAACCCAATGAAAGCAATTGGAAACAGACCGTGGCGGAGGAGGAAACACCCGTCTCCCCGAATAAGGTGAGAGCCGCAGAGATGGCTCTCCGGAGAGCGAGCATGGAACTCGCATGGAACAAAAACAGTTTAAGCCGCAAGCATGGCTTCGTCACACCGGAATATATCCGAGACCCGAACAGGCTTTGCTATCAACAAGCCTTAGCGTTCCTTTTTATCATCCAGGATTAGGAAGGAAGGCTCCCAAGGCCCCGTCGCAAAAGCACCGCCGTATAAAGTCCAAATaagtgctttgaacttgattatgtatcctataatccagttcaaagcatataatgtgcattacctgctttgataaaccggattatatggcagtgtacaaggggcccAAGAAAGGAAGAATCAACATTTTTGATCCTTCAAAGGTTCAAAAATcaagagattatatatatatatatatatatatacacacacacacacacacacacacaatagagtctcacttatccaacataaacgggccagcaaaacattggatgagcgaatatgttggataataaggagggattaaggaaaagcctattaaacatcaaattaggttatgattttacaaattaagcaccaaaacatcatgttatacaatagatttgacagaaaacatagttcaatacgcagtaatgctatgtagtaattactgtatttacgaatttagcatcaaaatatcacgatgtattgaaaacattgactacaaaaatgcgttggataatccagaatgttggataagcgagactctactgtatatatacacacacacacactaaagtctcacttatccaagactcgcttatccaagcttctggattatccaacgcatttttgtagtcaatgttttcaatatatcgtgatattttggtgctaagttcgtaaatacagtaattactacatagcattactgcgtattgaactactttttctgtcaaatttgttgtataacatgatgttttggtgcttaatttgtaaaatcataacctaatttgatgtttaataggcttttccttaaatccctccttattatccaacatattcgcttatccaacgttctgccggcccgtttatgttggataagcgagactctactgtatatggaaacaggggtgcacattagatttgatagcGCATGAGACTCAAGTAAAAACTCTATAACAACAgtatataacaatataaacaactgtataaaatgccttttcttggtttcagggttttggaaaaggagatgtgcattagatttggtGGTGCATGAGAcccaagtaaatacagtattaagACAGCTGAaaatagttttgtttgttttcacagTTTTGCaaattggggtgcacattagattccaCAGCACATGAGACTCAAGTAAACACGATATAAGGACAGCAACAAATACTTTATTTTGATCCAAATAGGGTCAAAAATGTCCTAAAACCATtacaactttgaatatgttttaatggtttttaactgggaattttaaaaatattgtttaatgtttcctgtgtttttatgatggaacctATTAGGAAATGCTATTtctataatccaggaacaaggagccatggtggcgcaataggttaaacccttgtgccagctggactgctgacctgaaggttaggttgctgctGACTTGACGAAGGTTGCTGGTTCGTATCCGGGAgacaggggtgagctcccgcctgtcagctctagcttgtggggacatgacagaagcctcccaacaggatggttaCACATCCAGGCCTCCTgaaagttggcggttcgaatccgggagatgggagtgagctcccgcctgtcagctctagctcttgGTGCAGAGGATAGTGGCTTTGGATTGCAGGCTGTTTTGCAGAAATAGGTGCCGAATGCAACATCCTAAATCCAACAACATGCATTTACTTGCATTATACAGCGAACAGATATCGTGACTTGCATTTCAAAGAGACAGGGAatccgctctgggttttagtctgaactttcaaGTGGGCATTTATTAGGCTCTGAAGCAATTTCCAGCAAGATCATATTGTTTCGCGTATAACTTAAGCAGAAATTTTttctgttatgtgtcttcaagttgtattTGAGTTAATTCCCTTGACTCTGGGCTTCAGTCACAGGTAAGGGATTGTATTCTCCTAAGCATGAGACGACAATGGTGCATTTAGATGACGCATCAAAACTGCCCCAGACGCTCTGGAAAAGATGACCGACGGGTAAGATGACCACTGTAGAGTATATGCAGATGGTCAGTTAGGAATGGTTTCCTTTATGCAACGTCTCGTAACTACAGCCATGCACTCCAAAGAGTAAACACTAAGGCGCATTCTGATTGTGGAAAGGTCATGGAGCCCCAtaaaggtgcgcattagattggAGTAAattgatataaataataatatcactttCCAGGCCGAATCCCAGGTGTACCGGGCCTCGGTCGACGCAAACCGAAGCACACAACAGCTGGAAGAAACAATCAACGAGTTCCAGAAACAGAAGCTGAAAGACATCCAGGTAACAAGAGACGTCCCATCGGTGCGCGGGTCAATGCAACCGTCATGCGCGGACTTGTATATATTGCCTATGGTCAGtacagaccaggcatgggccaagtaTTTTGGAccgcaactcccacaatttctaacagcctacaagCTGGACAAATAATAATTAGTTAATATATTGCAATTAATTAACCCATTAATTAACAATTAATGGGTGAAACTAATAGAATTGACGGAGCTGTGCTTTCATAATGCTATTTGGTATTGGGAAAGGCATGAAGAGATAGCATAACAAAGCAATTGCAGTACGTTTTGGATAATAAAGAAATcaatctatatactgtatatactcaagtataagccaacccgaatatatttatttatttattttatttccaacatttatatcccgcccttctcccttctgaagggactcagggtggcgtacaaaattggcaacaattcgatgcctacacataattaaaacagcaatgaaaatccaattaaaacaattaaaacaatataaaaat from Anolis carolinensis isolate JA03-04 unplaced genomic scaffold, rAnoCar3.1.pri scaffold_9, whole genome shotgun sequence carries:
- the cibar2 gene encoding CBY1-interacting BAR domain-containing protein 2, with the protein product MNVILSRDTQVKVMEKTVSNAEQYFGKFCTLMAAYVRKTAKLRDKADLLVKQLIDFANTENPELRTTAKAFAEDLAKVQDYRQAEVERLEMKVVEPLKVYGVLIKQTRAELKKFNRARNNEIKQLEKLEKIRQKSPSDRHMITQAESQVYRASVDANRSTQQLEETINEFQKQKLKDIQKIFLDFVTVEMVFHAKALEVYSNAFQNLEGYDLEKDLQDFRAKTNTVSGTLPVAKPTNPSSTVSWSTGPQSVQSVLQKLTLVESDEEEEEEEEESDGSQTQDLTHIKYPPVRQVIGRNP